In Mangifera indica cultivar Alphonso chromosome 1, CATAS_Mindica_2.1, whole genome shotgun sequence, a single genomic region encodes these proteins:
- the LOC123215582 gene encoding uncharacterized protein LOC123215582 codes for MATTTIQTTLATTTTPPKQSKQVCFSFAAYAKNLIYHLQSLNVPILPGLNDDEFAYIESAFNFTFPPDLRSILREGLPVGPAFPNWRSSSQQQLQILLNLPLLSLSRNVAVNNFWTDSWGQKPQEKNQTLSLVKRLLEKAPVLVPIYRNCYIPSVPNIAGNPVFYIDCEKIKVLSFDLAGFFKEVEFSKAGNFKSVCNIDMPVWAAKEARRIGFWTEVAERGKRVVARGETRGWWNDGGGLRLDCCLEAAFWKLRDGGWREEEVREMMLMDGCDEDDQKAEEKIGAQLIWSNFKDRIAWQMRVLSLVLLRAGWSREEVEYSLSLEDFDHYDSSKIDGNFLQGINSTSTEFQHPKKKKIIKKGNKKNVGVD; via the coding sequence ATGGCAACGACAACTATTCAAACAACTCTAGCGACAACAACCACTCCGCCTAAACAATCTAAACaagtttgtttctcttttgctGCGTACGCCAAGAATCTTATCTACCATTTACAATCCCTCAACGTTCCAATTCTTCCTGGCCTAAACGACGACGAATTTGCTTACATCGAATCAGCTTTCAATTTCACTTTCCCTCCTGATCTCCGTTCCATTCTCCGGGAAGGTCTCCCCGTCGGCCCCGCATTCCCCAATTGGCGTTCTTCTTCTCAGCAACAGCTTCAGATTCTTTTAAATCTTCCCCTTTTGTCCCTGTCAAGAAACGTAGCAGTTAACAACTTTTGGACTGATTCGTGGGGGCAAAAGCCGCAAGAAAAGAATCAAACTTTGTCATTGGTTAAACGATTATTAGAGAAAGCGCCGGTTCTTGTTCCTATATACAGAAATTGTTATATTCCTTCGGTGCCCAATATTGCCGGGAATCCCGTGTTTTATATCGACTGTGAGAAGATCAAAGTTTTGAGCTTTGACCTCGCGGGGTTTTTCAAAGAAGTTGAATTCTCGAAAGCCGGCAATTTTAAATCCGTTTGTAATATAGATATGCCTGTTTGGGCGGCGAAAGAGGCTCGGCGGATTGGGTTTTGGACGGAGGTTGCGGAGAGAGGGAAGAGGGTGGTTGCGCGTGGAGAAACGCGCGGGTGGTGGAACGATGGTGGTGGATTGAGGTTAGACTGTTGTTTGGAGGCAGCGTTCTGGAAATTGAGAGACGGAGGATGGAGGGAAGAGGAGGTTAGGGAGATGATGCTGATGGACGGCTGTGATGAAGATGATCAGAAGGCGGAGGAGAAGATTGGGGCCCAATTGATATGGTCCAATTTCAAAGACCGTATAGCGTGGCAAATGAGAGTATTGTCTTTGGTTTTACTACGTGCGGGGTGGAGCAGGGAAGAAGTGGAGTACTCGCTTAGTCTTGAAGATTTTGATCATTATGACAGTTCTAAAATTGATGGTAATTTTCTTCAAGGTATCAATTCAACTTCGACAGAATTTCAGCatccgaagaagaagaagatcataaaaaagggaaacaaaaaaaatgtaggAGTTGATTAG